One window of Streptomyces sp. SUK 48 genomic DNA carries:
- a CDS encoding TOBE domain-containing protein — MATYSIGRAARLLRVSPETVRRWADAGRLPMARDGSGNRMIDGVGLALFARERAAGDERAAAPGPPSSVRNAFTGIVTALTVDDVVARVEIHSGPHHVVSLVTREAVDELGLAVGVMVTARMKSTDVYVGGS; from the coding sequence GTGGCGACGTACAGCATCGGCCGGGCCGCGCGGCTGCTGAGGGTGAGTCCGGAGACCGTGCGCCGCTGGGCGGACGCGGGGCGGCTGCCCATGGCGCGGGACGGCTCGGGCAACCGGATGATCGACGGCGTGGGGCTGGCGCTGTTCGCGCGGGAGCGGGCGGCCGGCGACGAGCGGGCCGCCGCGCCCGGGCCGCCGTCCTCCGTGCGCAACGCCTTCACCGGCATCGTCACGGCACTGACCGTCGACGACGTCGTGGCGCGGGTGGAGATCCACTCCGGGCCGCACCATGTGGTCTCGCTGGTGACGCGCGAGGCGGTCGACGAACTGGGGCTGGCGGTCGGTGTCATGGTCACCGCGCGGATGAAGTCGACGGACGTGTATGTCGGCGGCTCGTAG
- a CDS encoding beta-ketoacyl-[acyl-carrier-protein] synthase family protein: protein MNARDARGRFRVAVTGIGVKSPAGNTPEEAYQTFLAAKSTAATVDRLVAEAVPVRFACLVPPFETEAYLTRREARQIDRVTMLALCAAADAVADARLPGELAPERTGVQLGTGIGGLPSMEATALDHGGFPMGMPVHTVPRTMTNSPACRIAMRFGFRGSCTTYATACASGTTALGEAARKIRHGELDVALAGGADAPVTTVIMSGFARMRAVSARNEEPWLASRPFAADRDGFVVGEGAALLVLERWDLAVARGARIHGEITGYADNCDAFHIVAPHQDGSVAAACMRSALADAGLSPPEIGHVNAHGTSTVLNDRAEAAAIDRCFAGQSPPVTALKGVTGHLIGGSGALEAALALRCASAGLVPAIANTRTSPEAGLVDLVTGAPRTVRPAPVLSNSFGFGGQNACLVLSPAP from the coding sequence GTGAACGCCCGGGACGCGCGCGGCCGGTTCCGGGTGGCCGTCACCGGCATCGGCGTCAAGTCACCCGCCGGCAATACGCCGGAGGAGGCGTACCAGACGTTCCTGGCGGCCAAGTCCACGGCGGCGACGGTCGACCGGCTGGTGGCCGAGGCGGTGCCCGTGCGCTTCGCCTGCCTGGTGCCGCCGTTCGAGACCGAGGCGTACCTGACCCGCCGCGAGGCCCGGCAGATCGACCGGGTGACCATGCTGGCGCTGTGCGCTGCGGCCGACGCGGTGGCCGACGCCCGGCTGCCCGGGGAGCTGGCCCCGGAGCGTACGGGGGTGCAGCTCGGCACCGGTATCGGCGGCCTGCCCAGCATGGAGGCGACCGCGCTCGACCACGGCGGCTTCCCGATGGGCATGCCGGTGCACACCGTGCCCCGGACCATGACCAACTCCCCGGCGTGCCGGATCGCCATGCGGTTCGGGTTCCGCGGCTCGTGCACCACGTACGCCACCGCGTGCGCCAGCGGCACCACCGCGCTCGGCGAGGCGGCCCGCAAGATCCGGCACGGAGAGCTGGACGTGGCGCTCGCGGGCGGCGCCGACGCACCGGTCACGACCGTCATCATGAGCGGCTTCGCCCGGATGCGGGCGGTCTCCGCGCGCAACGAGGAGCCGTGGCTGGCCAGTCGGCCCTTCGCCGCGGACCGCGACGGGTTCGTGGTCGGCGAGGGCGCGGCGCTGCTGGTGCTGGAGCGCTGGGACCTCGCGGTGGCGCGCGGGGCGCGCATCCACGGGGAGATCACGGGCTACGCGGACAACTGCGACGCCTTCCACATCGTGGCCCCGCACCAGGACGGGTCGGTGGCCGCGGCCTGTATGCGCTCGGCGCTCGCCGACGCGGGGCTGTCCCCGCCGGAGATCGGCCATGTCAACGCGCACGGCACCTCCACGGTGCTCAACGACCGTGCCGAGGCGGCCGCGATCGACCGCTGCTTCGCCGGGCAGTCCCCGCCGGTCACCGCGCTCAAGGGCGTCACCGGCCATCTCATCGGCGGTTCCGGGGCGTTGGAGGCGGCGCTGGCGCTGCGCTGCGCCTCGGCGGGCCTGGTCCCGGCGATCGCCAACACCCGTACCAGCCCCGAGGCCGGCCTCGTGGACCTGGTCACCGGCGCGCCCCGGACGGTGCGTCCGGCCCCCGTGCTGTCCAACTCCTTCGGCTTCGGCGGCCAGAACGCCTGCCTCGTGCTCTCCCCCGCCCCCTGA
- a CDS encoding SDR family oxidoreductase, which translates to MRILVTGATGVIGTETVDTLRAADTPPHVLVRTARRATDAGIVPWALGAAPVPARLDGPWDVIVHTAASTRWTMTRTEALAANVEPLRAVLALAGRDTHLVHVSTAYVAGERAAAGTGFDGYRNGYEWSKAVCEEVVREEHPGPLTIVRPPLVVGRRRDGRIARFSGPYTLLHALVSGLAAVVVGDPDGFAEISPVDEVARTIADAALGDPPPAARTEIVAAGPESLRLASLIDVTCTALNTFRATHGAPPIARPPIVPPDTWTRFFLPLADRYLSPFQSEAVKLLAMFQSYTSMATPFTPTHPVRDPAQAMTTAVHHWAARKPRLALAEPRPWTLLTDNPSPQQSP; encoded by the coding sequence ATGCGCATTCTCGTCACCGGTGCCACCGGTGTGATCGGCACCGAGACCGTCGACACCCTGCGCGCGGCCGACACGCCGCCGCACGTCCTGGTGCGTACGGCACGACGCGCGACGGACGCGGGCATCGTGCCCTGGGCTCTCGGCGCGGCTCCGGTGCCGGCGCGGCTCGACGGCCCCTGGGACGTCATCGTGCACACCGCGGCCTCCACCCGCTGGACGATGACCCGTACGGAGGCGCTGGCCGCCAACGTGGAACCGCTGCGCGCGGTCCTCGCCCTCGCCGGCCGGGACACCCATCTGGTGCATGTGTCCACGGCGTACGTCGCCGGGGAACGCGCGGCGGCCGGCACCGGGTTCGACGGCTACCGCAACGGCTACGAGTGGTCCAAGGCGGTGTGCGAGGAGGTGGTGCGCGAGGAGCACCCCGGCCCCCTGACGATCGTCCGACCCCCGCTGGTCGTCGGCAGGCGGCGCGACGGCCGGATCGCCCGCTTCTCCGGCCCGTACACCCTGCTGCACGCCCTGGTGTCGGGGCTCGCGGCGGTCGTCGTCGGCGACCCGGACGGCTTCGCGGAGATCAGCCCGGTGGACGAGGTCGCCCGCACGATCGCGGACGCGGCACTCGGTGATCCGCCCCCCGCCGCCCGCACCGAGATCGTGGCCGCCGGTCCCGAGAGCCTGCGCCTCGCCTCCCTCATCGACGTGACGTGTACGGCACTGAACACCTTCCGCGCCACGCACGGCGCCCCGCCGATCGCCCGCCCCCCGATCGTCCCCCCGGACACCTGGACCCGCTTCTTCCTCCCCCTCGCCGACCGCTACCTCTCCCCCTTCCAGAGCGAGGCGGTCAAACTCCTGGCCATGTTCCAGAGCTACACCAGCATGGCCACCCCCTTCACCCCGACGCACCCCGTACGGGACCCGGCCCAGGCGATGACGACGGCCGTCCACCACTGGGCCGCGCGCAAACCCCGGTTGGCACTGGCGGAGCCGCGGCCGTGGACGCTGCTGACGGATAACCCGTCGCCGCAGCAGAGCCCTTAG
- a CDS encoding YrhB domain-containing protein, producing MWIVRRQSEEFARTGNPGDMLVGSGPYLVDRVDGSLHSIGVLSAKGGEWEDDDYRARVRGLPVRTAVDDLHDEIRELGAARSRMHAVRALRRRLPVLSPAQAVAYTDALLGGAPPAHLVALAAGRLTEPICPVLAVRTIRPGRSRALPE from the coding sequence GTGTGGATCGTCCGCCGGCAGTCCGAGGAGTTCGCGCGCACCGGGAACCCCGGGGACATGCTGGTGGGCAGCGGCCCCTACCTGGTCGACCGGGTCGACGGCTCGCTGCACTCGATCGGTGTCCTCTCCGCGAAGGGCGGGGAGTGGGAGGACGACGACTACCGCGCACGCGTCCGCGGGCTGCCCGTCCGCACCGCGGTGGACGATCTGCACGACGAGATACGCGAGCTCGGCGCCGCGCGGAGCCGTATGCACGCCGTACGCGCCCTGCGGCGGAGACTGCCGGTCCTCTCCCCGGCCCAGGCCGTCGCCTACACCGACGCTTTGCTCGGGGGCGCTCCCCCGGCGCACCTCGTGGCGCTCGCCGCCGGACGGCTCACCGAGCCCATCTGCCCGGTCCTCGCCGTGCGGACCATCCGCCCGGGGCGCTCCCGGGCCCTGCCGGAGTGA
- a CDS encoding aminotransferase class III-fold pyridoxal phosphate-dependent enzyme, with protein sequence MTGSPAAGLDQDRELPDAQGTFDLIRRHFSPRLALTGNFAGRGAVEVGAEGCRVALSDGRSVLDFGSYAVPLLGHRHPAVVAGVRRALETLPTATRSLANPVTARAAATLVGYFEGALPKVYFGLNGADAVEVAVKLARLASGRDRVLAVRGAFHGKSTGALALTHSPLFRTGLRGSVVDVVHADPEDTGAVERAAASGELAAVVFEPVQGENGVVPLPPAVLRRWCADGRRHGAFVVADEIQCGLRRCGERSVALAQGLPVDAVLVGKPLGGGVVPLSAVVCSEELYAPLEADPFLHSATFGGHPLACAALPPALAAIEQLTEHGVELADAMAEGLARLRSRHAGAVRAVRGRGLLWGVDYASPHLAGDVVLGLAEAGLLVSPCLSRPTTVRLLPSLACGLPEVAEAMAALDHATAEAEARCAER encoded by the coding sequence GTGACGGGGAGCCCGGCCGCGGGGCTCGACCAGGATCGCGAACTCCCCGACGCGCAGGGCACGTTCGATCTGATCCGCCGGCATTTCTCGCCCCGGCTCGCCCTGACCGGCAACTTCGCGGGGCGGGGCGCCGTGGAGGTGGGTGCCGAGGGATGCCGGGTGGCCCTCTCCGACGGCCGCAGCGTGCTCGACTTCGGCTCCTACGCCGTGCCGCTGCTCGGGCACCGGCATCCGGCGGTCGTGGCGGGCGTGCGGCGGGCGCTGGAGACGCTGCCCACCGCCACCCGCAGCCTGGCCAACCCGGTGACGGCGCGGGCGGCCGCCACCCTGGTGGGGTACTTCGAAGGCGCCCTGCCGAAGGTGTACTTCGGGCTGAACGGCGCCGACGCGGTGGAGGTGGCGGTCAAGCTGGCGCGGCTGGCGTCGGGGCGCGACCGGGTCCTCGCGGTGCGCGGCGCGTTCCACGGCAAGTCCACCGGCGCGCTGGCCCTCACCCACAGCCCGCTCTTCCGCACCGGGCTGCGCGGCAGCGTGGTCGACGTGGTGCACGCGGACCCGGAGGACACCGGCGCCGTCGAAAGGGCCGCCGCTTCGGGCGAGTTGGCGGCCGTCGTCTTCGAACCGGTGCAGGGCGAGAACGGCGTCGTCCCCCTTCCCCCGGCCGTGCTGCGGCGCTGGTGCGCGGACGGCCGGCGGCACGGCGCGTTCGTCGTCGCCGACGAGATCCAGTGCGGGCTGCGGCGCTGCGGCGAGCGGTCCGTCGCGCTCGCGCAGGGGCTGCCCGTGGACGCGGTGCTGGTGGGCAAGCCGCTCGGCGGGGGTGTCGTACCGCTGTCGGCGGTGGTGTGCTCCGAGGAGCTGTACGCGCCCCTGGAGGCGGACCCGTTCCTGCATTCGGCGACCTTCGGCGGCCACCCGCTGGCGTGCGCCGCGCTGCCACCGGCCCTGGCGGCCATCGAGCAATTGACAGAGCATGGCGTTGAGTTGGCGGATGCCATGGCCGAGGGGCTGGCCCGGCTCCGGAGCCGTCATGCCGGTGCGGTGCGCGCGGTGCGCGGCCGCGGGCTGCTGTGGGGGGTCGACTACGCCTCCCCGCATCTGGCGGGCGATGTCGTCCTCGGTCTGGCCGAGGCCGGTCTGCTGGTCTCGCCCTGTCTGAGTCGCCCCACCACGGTGCGCCTGCTGCCCTCGCTCGCCTGCGGCCTCCCGGAGGTGGCGGAGGCGATGGCCGCCCTGGACCACGCCACGGCCGAGGCGGAGGCCCGGTGCGCCGAGAGATGA
- a CDS encoding acyl carrier protein, which yields MPTRTREQLDLLLRTVVSDVIGTEPEELHGATRLVDDFGIDSLELMEIGSRLESALGLRIQVKDLTAAETLGEAVDLLETRLAEPR from the coding sequence ATGCCCACCCGGACCCGCGAACAGCTCGACCTCCTGCTGCGTACCGTCGTCTCCGATGTGATCGGCACCGAACCGGAGGAACTCCACGGCGCCACCCGCCTGGTGGACGACTTCGGGATCGACAGTCTCGAACTCATGGAGATCGGCTCCCGGCTGGAGTCGGCGCTCGGACTGCGCATCCAGGTCAAGGACTTGACGGCCGCCGAGACCCTGGGCGAGGCCGTGGACCTGCTGGAGACCCGGCTCGCGGAGCCGCGGTGA